One genomic region from Cucumis melo cultivar AY chromosome 9, USDA_Cmelo_AY_1.0, whole genome shotgun sequence encodes:
- the LOC103501347 gene encoding histone H2A.Z-specific chaperone CHZ1: protein MAEITNRKEEVAFDAKRKPADSCFQPKEESSNKIQKLEVVEGEESCNYVKNNAENGDHKGSDEQIDNVSSTVLEGKDDDGVDGASLDAGDEEEDYEDEDDSEDDEKSSGKVAADRKGKGIMKDDKGKGKLIEEDDDDDDEDSSDDGSDLDSEESDLSDDPLAEVDLDNILPSRTRRRMVHPGVYFATDLANDDDDSSDSDA from the coding sequence ATGGCAGAAATTACCAATAGGAAGGAGGAGGTCGCATTTGATGCGAAGCGGAAACCTGCTGATTCTTGCTTCCAACCGAAAGAGGAGAGTTCGAACAAAATTCAGAAGCTCGAAGTGGTTGAGGGTGAAGAATCCTGTAATTATGTGAAGAACAATGCCGAGAATGGTGACCATAAGGGAAGTGATGAACAGATTGATAATGTTTCTTCTACGGTTCTGGAAGGGAAGGATGACGATGGAGTTGATGGAGCTAGTTTAGATGCGGGAGATGAGGAGGAGGATTATGAGGATGAAGACGATAGTGAGGATGACGAAAAATCGAGTGGGAAAGTGGCTGCGGATCGGAAGGGGAAGGGGATTATGAAGGATGACAAAGGAAAAGGGAAATTGATAGAGGAAGATGACGACGACGACGATGAGGATTCCAGTGATGATGGAAGCGACTTGGATTCTGAAGAGAGCGATTTGTCGGATGATCCACTTGCGGAGGTCGATTTGGACAACATCCTTCCTTCAAGGACGAGGAGGCGAATGGTTCACCCTGGAGTTTATTTCGCTACGGATCTGGCAAACGACGACGATGATAGCAGTGATAGCGATGCTTGA